The DNA sequence GATAATCTGGTGTGAAATAAGATTCTGAAGAATAGGTAGGGTTACCATCATACTCGACGGTATCCGCGTATGCTTCAGGGTTTTTATAGCGATTGATCAAAGCAGGGTCCACAGTTTTTGCAGAATAGTTTGATTCATCGTAAGTATATCCTCCACTGGAATAGGAGGGATTTGAATGTACTGTGCTGTTAGTTTTTGAAGGCGATGCTTGGCTTGAAGAAAAAGTAGGCTTCGCTCGATCCTTCTTGGTGAAGTACATATCGTCTACCTCCTGCGCTTTTACAACAGATGGTAAGATCGTTGTTCCTCCCACAACTAATCCCATTGCTAATATGGCTACTAATTTTTTCATAGTCGTCAATTTACGGAATTATCCTCGTTAAACATTAGTTTAGGCTAATAAACAGCCCATAACTTTGGACCACCTACTAATTATTACGACATGCCCATTGAAATGACTGTAATAATATTATTATATTTGTCCCTTAACGAGCGTTTACGTTCATAAATATAGCAAATTTTATACCATTTTTCAATATAATTCAAAAAGATGAGTAAGGGATTACCAAAAAGAAGCGAAGATTATTCGCTATGGTACAACGAATTAGTAAAAAGAGCGGATCTCGCTGAAAATTCTGCTGTTCGTGGCTGTATGGTTATCAAGCCCTATGGCTTTGCCATCTGGGAAAAAATGCAAGCCGTATTGGACAAGATGTTCAAAGACACCGGCCACAGCAACGCTTACTTCCCCTTGCTGATCCCGAAATCTTATTTAAGCAAAGAAGCGGACCACGTTGAGGGTTTCGCTAAGGAATGTGCCGTTGTAACACATTACCGACTAAAAAATAATGATGCCGGAGACGGTGTGGTCGTTGACCCTGCTGCAAAGCTGGAAGAGGAGCTGATCATCCGCCCAACTTCAGAAACGGTGATCTGGTCCACTTACAAAAACTGGATTCAGTCTTACCGCGACCTTCCCGTGTTGGTCAATCAGTGGGCCAATGTGATGCGCTGGGAAATGCGTACCCGCTTGTTCTTGCGTACTGCTGAATTCCTGTGGCAGGAAGGGCACACGGCCCATGCTACAAAAATGGAAGCCATTGAAGAGGCAGAACAAATGCACGAAGTATATGCCCGTTTTGCGGAGGACTTCATGGCCATGCCTGTTGTAAAAGGTACAAAATCTGAAAGTGAACGTTTCGCTGGTGCTTTGGAAACCTATACCATCGAGGCATTAATGCAAGATGGCAAAGCGCTTCAGGCAGGAACTTCCCACTTCCTGGGTCAAAATTTCGCCAAAGCCTTTGATGTAAAATTCCAGTCCAAAGAAGGAAAGTTGGAGCACGTTTGGGGTACTTCATGGGGGGTTTCTACCCGTTTGATGGGCGCCCTGATTATGGCGCACTCCGATGATGAAGGATTGGTATTGCCGCCAAAACTGGCACCTATCCAGGTGGTCATTGTTCCTATTTACCGTAAGGAGGAAGAATTGGAAGCCATCAGCGATAAGGTCAAAGAAATTAAAGCAGCCTTGTTGAAAAGAGGAATCTCTGTAAAATTTGACAACCGCGATACTTTCAAGCCTGGTTTCAAATTCGCCGAGTGGGAATTGAAAGGGGTACCGGTTCGTTTGGCTATGGGACCTCGTGATCTGGCCAATGGCACCGTAGAAGTTGCCCGCCGCGACACCAAAGAGAAAAATACTTATGCCCTTGAGGGCATCGATGCGACTGTTGAACAGTTACTCGAAGAAATTCAAAATAACATCTTCACCAAAGCACTCACTTACCGTGACGAGCACATCACGGAAGTAAGCTCTTACGAAGAGTTTAAAAAAGTATTGGAAGACAAAGGCGGTTTTGTGGCCGCTTATTTCGATGGCACCAAAGCCACTGAAGATAAAATTCAGGACGAAACAAAAGCCTCTACAAGATGCTTCCCAGTAGACTGGAAAGACTCCGAAGAGGGGCCGTGTATGATTACCGGAAAGCCTGGTAAAAAATACTTGTTCGCCAAAGCTTATTAATTTATTAAGACCGATACTTCTTTTGTATCGGTCTTTTTTTTACCCATAACATCAAAAAACTGAAAGCCTGCAAGCCAATGGACATTCAATTATTATGGAGAAAAATTCCTGAATACAAAAAAAGCCACTGAAAGGCTGTTTTTGAGCATCAGCAACACTTTTTTCATTTTTTATTAATTGAATGCACAATTCAATGCTCACTTTCTTTCAATTATCAATCGAACACTTTACATTTGTTCCAATTTGGACACACATATTTTCCATAGATATTTTAATCCCTGTCAAGAATGCCAAAAGACAATAGTATTAAATCCGTTTTAATTATCGGTAGTGGACCAATCATCATTGGACAAGCTTGTGAGTTTGACTATTCAGGATCTCAGGCTTCTCGCTCATTGCGCGAAGAAGGTATTGAGGTTACACTGATTAACTCAAACCCAGCGACGATCATGACTGACTCGGTAACAGCTGACAACATTTATCTTAAGCCTTTAACAAAAAAATCTATTGTTGAGATTCTTGAGAAACATGACATCGACGCTGTTCTTCCTACAATGGGTGGGCAAACAGCCCTGAACCTTGCGATTGACTGTCAGACTGCTGGAATCTGGGAAAAATACGACGTTGATATTATCGGAGTGGATATTGACGCTATCGAAATGACGGAGGACCGCGAGAAGTTCCGTCTTTTGATGAAAGAATTAGGGGTGAATGTATGTAAGGGAGAAACTGCTACATCATTCCTTCACGGTAAAGAAATCGCTCAGAAAATTGGTTTCCCATTGGTGATTCGCCCATCATTTACCCTTGGTGGTACAGGTGGTGGTTTCGTTAATGAAGCCAAAGATTTCGACAAAGCCTTGACACGCGGTTTGCATGCCTCACCAACCCACGAGGTATTGGTAGAACAGTCGATCCTCGGATGGAAAGAGTATGAGTTGGAGTTGTTGCGCGACAACAATGGCAATGTGATCATTATCTGTTCTATCGAGAACTTTGACCCAATGGGGGTTCACACAGGTGACTCCATTACCGTTGCTCCTGCAATGACCCTCCCTGACACCGTATATCAGCACATGCGCGATTTGGCCATCAAGATGATGAACGGTATCGGTCAGTTTGCCGGTGGATGTAACGTTCAGTTCTCTGTAAACCCAGAAAACGACGAAATCATCGCCATTGAGATCAACCCTCGTGTATCTCGCTCTTCCGCTTTGGCATCGAAAGCAACAGGTTACCCTATTGCTAAAATCGCCGCTAAACTGGCGATCGGTTACAACCTTGATGAGTTGAAAAACCAGATTACCAAAACCACTTCGGCATTCTTTGAGCCAAGTTTGGATTACGTTATCGTAAAAATCCCTCGTTGGAATTTCGATAAGTTCCAAGGCTCCGACACTTCCCTTGGCCTTCAGATGAAAGCCGTTGGTGAAGTTATGGGTATTGGTATGAACTTCCAGGAAGCACTTCAAAAGGCATGTCAGTCTTTGGAGATCAAACGTAACGGTTTAGGTGCCGATGGCAAATCAAACACCAACCAGGCGGAATTGCTTCACAGTCTTGAGCACCCAAGCTGGGATCGTTTGTTCCACATCTATGATGCTTATAAATTAGGTATTCCTTATAAAACCATCCGTTCATTATCTAAAATCGACCCTTGGTTCTTGCGCCAGATCGAAGAAATGATCGCTTTGGAAAAAGAATTGGCGAAATTTGAATTGAAGTCAATTCCTAAAAAATTATTGCTTGAAGCCAAGAAAATGGGTTATGCCGATCGCCAGATCGCACACCTTGTTGGCTGTAAAGAAAGCGAAGTACACGCACACCGCCGCAGCATGGGCATTAACCGTGTGTATAAAGTAGTGGATACTTGTGCCGCAGAATTTGAAGCACAGACTCCTTATTACTACTCTACCTTCGGCGACGAAAATGAGTCGATCAGTTCTGACAAGAAAAAGATCATCGTTTTGGGTGCTGGTCCTAACCGTATCGGTCAAGGTATCGAGTTTGATTACTGTTGTGTGCATGGGGTATTGGCCGCTAAGGAAGCTGGCTATGAGACCATCATGATCAACTGTAACCCAGAAACAGTATCCACTGATTTTGATGTTGCAGATAAATTGTACTTCGAACCAGTATTCTGGGAGCACATCTACGACATCATCCTTCATGAAAAACCTGAAGGTGTGATTGTTCAGTTGGGTGGACAAACCGCACTGAAATTAGCAGACAAACTCACCAAATACGGCATTAAAATCATCGGTACTTCTTTCGATGCCCTTGATTTAGCCGAAGATCGTGGCCGTTTCTCTACTTTATTGAAAGACCTCGACATTCCTTATCCACAATTCGGAACTGCTGAAACTGCTGAAGAAGCGATTGAAGTAGCACAGGAAGTTGGCTTCCCTTCATTGGTTCGCCCTTCTTACGTATTGGGTGGTCAGGGCATGAAGATCGTTATCAACGAAGAAGAATTGATGCAACACGTTGTTAAGGTATTGCATGACATTCCTGGAAACAAAGTATTGTTGGATCATTTCTTGGATGGTGCG is a window from the Persicobacter psychrovividus genome containing:
- the proS gene encoding proline--tRNA ligase, which encodes MSKGLPKRSEDYSLWYNELVKRADLAENSAVRGCMVIKPYGFAIWEKMQAVLDKMFKDTGHSNAYFPLLIPKSYLSKEADHVEGFAKECAVVTHYRLKNNDAGDGVVVDPAAKLEEELIIRPTSETVIWSTYKNWIQSYRDLPVLVNQWANVMRWEMRTRLFLRTAEFLWQEGHTAHATKMEAIEEAEQMHEVYARFAEDFMAMPVVKGTKSESERFAGALETYTIEALMQDGKALQAGTSHFLGQNFAKAFDVKFQSKEGKLEHVWGTSWGVSTRLMGALIMAHSDDEGLVLPPKLAPIQVVIVPIYRKEEELEAISDKVKEIKAALLKRGISVKFDNRDTFKPGFKFAEWELKGVPVRLAMGPRDLANGTVEVARRDTKEKNTYALEGIDATVEQLLEEIQNNIFTKALTYRDEHITEVSSYEEFKKVLEDKGGFVAAYFDGTKATEDKIQDETKASTRCFPVDWKDSEEGPCMITGKPGKKYLFAKAY
- the carB gene encoding carbamoyl-phosphate synthase large subunit, which encodes MPKDNSIKSVLIIGSGPIIIGQACEFDYSGSQASRSLREEGIEVTLINSNPATIMTDSVTADNIYLKPLTKKSIVEILEKHDIDAVLPTMGGQTALNLAIDCQTAGIWEKYDVDIIGVDIDAIEMTEDREKFRLLMKELGVNVCKGETATSFLHGKEIAQKIGFPLVIRPSFTLGGTGGGFVNEAKDFDKALTRGLHASPTHEVLVEQSILGWKEYELELLRDNNGNVIIICSIENFDPMGVHTGDSITVAPAMTLPDTVYQHMRDLAIKMMNGIGQFAGGCNVQFSVNPENDEIIAIEINPRVSRSSALASKATGYPIAKIAAKLAIGYNLDELKNQITKTTSAFFEPSLDYVIVKIPRWNFDKFQGSDTSLGLQMKAVGEVMGIGMNFQEALQKACQSLEIKRNGLGADGKSNTNQAELLHSLEHPSWDRLFHIYDAYKLGIPYKTIRSLSKIDPWFLRQIEEMIALEKELAKFELKSIPKKLLLEAKKMGYADRQIAHLVGCKESEVHAHRRSMGINRVYKVVDTCAAEFEAQTPYYYSTFGDENESISSDKKKIIVLGAGPNRIGQGIEFDYCCVHGVLAAKEAGYETIMINCNPETVSTDFDVADKLYFEPVFWEHIYDIILHEKPEGVIVQLGGQTALKLADKLTKYGIKIIGTSFDALDLAEDRGRFSTLLKDLDIPYPQFGTAETAEEAIEVAQEVGFPSLVRPSYVLGGQGMKIVINEEELMQHVVKVLHDIPGNKVLLDHFLDGAVECEADAICDGENVHIIGIMQHIEPAGIHSGDSNAVLPPYNLGDLAIKQIEIYTRKLATALKTVGLINIQFAVKNDIVYVIEANPRASRTVPFICKAYQEPYVNYATKVMLGAKVTDFEFNPVKKGYAIKEPVFSFNKFPNVNKELGPEMKSTGESIYFIDDLLDDYFLKLHSERNLYLSK